One genomic region from Pseudomonas sp. R5-89-07 encodes:
- a CDS encoding DUF2786 domain-containing protein, which produces MMDKQKVLNKVAKLTALAKSQGAAPNEVETALRQARHLMKQYNLEHTEVAAHTIEEAIVGIKTRRAPQDWLHSLASICSQAFDCSHLAYFNPLLGWSFKFLGKGISPELAAHTYSTLHHQLVAARRAHVAQQKRCQLKTKRHRGQLFAEGWLNAVASKVNQFAGGIDDNTALEIQAYLEWHHPKLTLAIIKPIEAKGHDTRSLQAGWDQGKHARLHRGVGQQSQGALGHGGSQ; this is translated from the coding sequence ATGATGGACAAGCAAAAAGTCCTCAACAAGGTCGCTAAACTTACGGCGCTTGCCAAGTCACAAGGCGCTGCCCCCAACGAAGTGGAAACTGCACTTCGTCAAGCTCGCCACTTGATGAAGCAGTACAACTTGGAACACACCGAAGTTGCTGCCCATACAATCGAAGAAGCCATAGTGGGTATCAAAACCCGTCGGGCGCCGCAGGATTGGCTGCACAGCCTTGCCTCAATCTGCTCCCAAGCCTTCGATTGCAGCCACTTGGCCTACTTCAATCCGCTACTCGGCTGGTCCTTCAAGTTCTTGGGGAAAGGTATTTCACCCGAGCTGGCCGCTCACACCTATTCAACGCTGCATCACCAGCTTGTCGCAGCCCGACGAGCTCATGTTGCCCAGCAGAAGCGCTGCCAACTAAAAACCAAACGTCACCGCGGCCAACTGTTTGCCGAGGGCTGGCTAAATGCCGTCGCCTCTAAGGTGAACCAGTTTGCAGGCGGGATAGACGACAACACAGCGCTGGAGATCCAAGCCTACCTAGAATGGCATCACCCAAAACTAACCCTGGCCATTATCAAGCCCATCGAAGCCAAAGGTCATGACACCCGCTCTTTGCAAGCGGGATGGGACCAGGGCAAGCATGCCAGGCTGCATCGTGGTGTTGGACAGCAGTCACAAGGAGCCCTTGGGCATGGGGGGAGCCAATGA
- the yejK gene encoding nucleoid-associated protein YejK, with the protein MPIRHCIVHLIDKKPDGTPAVLQARDSELSESVAIENMLADLNESYNAKQGKAWGFFHAESGAHPFSGWLKQYFEGGQDFTAFSHTAVEHLQKLMEESNLSTGGHVLFAHYQQGMTDYLTVALLHHSEGVVVTDDLDVTPSRHLDVGQLHLAARINLSEWQNNKQSKQYISYIKGKNGKKISGYFSDFIGCMEGVDGPGETRTLLKAFSDFVENEDLPDESAREKTKALVDYATSQAKLGEPMGLEELSGLIDEDRPKAFYDHIRNKDYGLSPEIPLDKRTLNQFRRFTGRAEGLSISFEAHLLGDKIEYDEASNSLVIKGLPTQLTDQLKRR; encoded by the coding sequence ATGCCTATCCGTCATTGCATCGTCCACCTGATCGACAAAAAACCCGATGGCACACCAGCTGTTCTCCAGGCACGCGATTCGGAGCTATCCGAATCGGTCGCCATCGAGAACATGCTTGCCGACCTCAACGAGAGCTATAACGCCAAACAAGGCAAGGCCTGGGGTTTCTTCCATGCCGAGTCCGGCGCGCACCCGTTTAGCGGCTGGTTAAAGCAGTACTTTGAAGGTGGCCAGGACTTCACCGCCTTCAGCCACACGGCGGTCGAGCATCTGCAAAAGCTGATGGAAGAATCCAACCTCTCCACCGGTGGCCACGTACTGTTTGCCCATTACCAGCAAGGCATGACCGACTACCTAACTGTCGCCCTGCTCCATCACAGTGAAGGCGTGGTGGTTACTGACGATCTGGACGTCACTCCTTCACGCCACCTGGACGTTGGCCAGTTGCACCTGGCGGCGCGTATCAACTTGTCCGAGTGGCAGAACAACAAGCAGTCCAAGCAGTACATCTCGTACATCAAAGGCAAGAACGGTAAGAAGATCTCGGGGTATTTCAGCGACTTCATTGGCTGCATGGAAGGCGTCGACGGCCCGGGCGAAACCCGCACCCTCCTCAAGGCGTTCAGCGACTTCGTTGAAAACGAAGACCTGCCAGACGAATCGGCTCGCGAGAAAACCAAAGCCCTTGTGGACTACGCCACCAGCCAGGCCAAGCTCGGTGAACCCATGGGCCTGGAGGAACTGTCGGGCTTGATCGATGAAGATCGCCCCAAGGCGTTCTACGACCATATCCGCAATAAGGACTACGGCCTGTCGCCGGAAATCCCCCTGGATAAACGCACTCTCAACCAATTCCGTCGGTTCACCGGCCGTGCCGAAGGCTTGTCCATCAGTTTTGAAGCGCATCTGCTAGGGGACAAGATCGAGTACGACGAGGCGTCCAATTCATTAGTCATCAAGGGGTTACCTACCCAACTCACTGATCAGTTGAAACGTCGCTGA
- a CDS encoding STY4528 family pathogenicity island replication protein, whose translation MRLSRLPLSTLLDSASGHLEAHLLQKKVSAPPGIEGSAPYSGIIFSGNPHETVPRRLLLDDRLTPLERNTWQVFRLLINDDGLTAFPTYDQLRPYLGMQPGRPASRETVSKALVTLRLTRWLSLGRRVRNDLSGQVQGNVYLLHDEPVTPSEALEFDKDYLQLLTQSMQHQTKVIREVAEIAWKEFAADSDVGQRLPSRLDIIESRMNSQAWTKAQAPIALKAPEFGIRTQQNIALSQLSSDAELSKNDEERFAFEPSSDAELSRKSQSSDLVRHPNSYSTYTDTHKDVCKSSVHVPPAPNDIAADLLDALHRLPVEQKQNAVLALQKVPAELKTALIKQWVHRCDSGGVRNPLGYLMTLVGMAVRGDFNSQWSPDDKVKAGPERQDASAPPEGAEQPTKTVAQPRSPESIQTAKHTLSGMLHLLKPNRGTHP comes from the coding sequence ATGAGGTTGTCTCGGCTGCCCTTGTCGACGCTTTTAGACTCGGCCTCGGGCCATCTTGAAGCTCACTTGCTTCAGAAAAAAGTGTCAGCGCCACCGGGGATTGAAGGGTCTGCACCCTACTCCGGAATTATATTCAGCGGGAACCCACACGAGACGGTACCTCGCCGACTGCTTCTGGATGATCGCTTAACCCCGCTTGAAAGAAATACCTGGCAGGTATTCCGCCTACTGATCAATGACGACGGCCTTACGGCGTTCCCTACCTATGACCAACTGAGGCCATATTTGGGTATGCAACCCGGCAGGCCGGCTTCGCGTGAAACTGTATCCAAAGCACTAGTGACCCTTCGGCTTACCCGTTGGCTAAGTCTGGGACGCCGGGTGCGCAATGATCTGAGTGGACAAGTACAAGGCAACGTCTACTTGCTTCATGACGAACCGGTAACACCCTCCGAAGCTCTAGAGTTCGACAAGGACTACTTACAGCTACTCACGCAGTCCATGCAACACCAGACCAAGGTGATCCGCGAAGTGGCGGAAATTGCCTGGAAAGAGTTTGCCGCTGATTCAGATGTTGGCCAGCGTTTACCCAGCCGGTTGGACATCATCGAATCCCGCATGAACAGCCAAGCCTGGACAAAAGCGCAAGCTCCAATCGCCCTAAAAGCGCCTGAGTTCGGAATCCGAACTCAGCAAAATATTGCTCTATCTCAACTGAGTTCGGATGCCGAACTCAGTAAAAACGACGAAGAGCGATTCGCTTTTGAGCCGAGTTCGGATGCCGAACTCAGCCGTAAATCACAGAGTTCGGACTTAGTTCGGCATCCGAACTCATATAGTACGTATACAGATACACACAAAGATGTTTGTAAAAGCTCTGTACATGTACCGCCCGCACCAAACGACATCGCTGCCGATTTGCTCGATGCACTGCATCGACTACCGGTCGAGCAAAAACAGAACGCGGTCCTGGCACTGCAAAAGGTTCCAGCAGAGTTGAAAACGGCGCTCATCAAACAATGGGTCCACCGATGTGACTCGGGAGGGGTCCGAAACCCGCTGGGATACTTAATGACGCTCGTCGGCATGGCCGTTCGCGGCGATTTCAACAGCCAATGGAGCCCTGACGACAAGGTAAAAGCGGGCCCCGAGCGTCAAGACGCTTCAGCCCCGCCAGAGGGCGCAGAGCAACCAACAAAGACGGTAGCTCAGCCGCGTAGCCCTGAGTCGATACAAACGGCAAAACACACACTCAGCGGAATGCTGCATCTGCTGAAGCCTAATCGGGGTACGCATCCATGA
- a CDS encoding Arc family DNA-binding protein: MSNKPKRLHEEKFVIRLPDGMRERIALEARDNARSMNSEIVYRLETTAELEAALDRALKIIDQLLAASPAYEQPGARV, from the coding sequence ATGAGTAACAAACCAAAGCGTCTGCATGAAGAAAAATTCGTTATTCGCCTTCCCGACGGGATGCGCGAACGCATCGCGTTGGAAGCACGTGACAACGCCAGGTCGATGAATTCAGAAATTGTTTATCGGCTGGAAACAACTGCCGAACTTGAAGCCGCTCTTGATCGTGCTTTAAAAATCATTGACCAGCTTTTGGCGGCAAGCCCGGCTTACGAGCAGCCAGGAGCCAGAGTATGA
- a CDS encoding type II toxin-antitoxin system HicA family toxin, with protein MTTNLLRGKSESLRVLVKFAEANGWTVSRTQGGHIKFTKSGLGSIYTSSTASDYRSGLNAKARIRRADRAQTIHSQEAI; from the coding sequence ATGACCACTAATCTCCTACGCGGAAAAAGCGAGAGCCTTCGTGTACTCGTGAAGTTTGCTGAAGCGAATGGCTGGACGGTGTCTCGCACTCAAGGTGGCCACATCAAGTTCACGAAATCTGGCCTTGGATCGATTTACACCTCATCAACCGCAAGCGATTACCGCTCAGGCCTCAATGCCAAAGCCCGTATTCGTCGTGCTGATCGAGCTCAAACCATACACTCGCAGGAGGCAATCTAA
- a CDS encoding DUF3158 family protein: protein MGQIPSNDGALQQTAFRPLQQEAFQRLQQAASLKGLLKPFKGKGELTQFADLCRAQESDLKALAQEVLSQARRYPFTLVPVRLTEQNTQAGTQFLRWQQVTDRRMGVGVWAEMMGSPRTPESMLQDLYVMELQRITLNMQMSLLHSITKQAAECAEKMGQAEAVYTARLQQLNNPTQYQ, encoded by the coding sequence ATGGGCCAGATTCCCTCCAATGATGGGGCGCTGCAACAGACCGCCTTCCGGCCACTGCAACAGGAAGCCTTTCAGCGGCTGCAACAGGCTGCCTCACTAAAGGGCCTTTTAAAGCCTTTTAAAGGTAAGGGGGAGCTGACCCAATTTGCCGATCTTTGCCGGGCTCAAGAATCGGACTTAAAAGCTCTTGCCCAGGAAGTGCTGAGCCAGGCCCGTCGATATCCATTCACCCTTGTTCCAGTGCGGTTGACTGAGCAGAACACCCAAGCCGGTACCCAGTTTTTGAGATGGCAGCAGGTGACAGATCGGAGGATGGGCGTCGGGGTTTGGGCAGAAATGATGGGCTCACCCAGAACACCGGAATCCATGCTGCAGGATCTTTACGTGATGGAGCTGCAGCGCATCACCTTGAACATGCAAATGAGTTTGTTGCACTCGATTACCAAACAGGCCGCCGAGTGCGCGGAAAAAATGGGCCAGGCAGAGGCCGTG
- a CDS encoding PFL_4669 family integrating conjugative element protein, whose amino-acid sequence MADNFRLNIGSLRSDVKLTLHTHHAARIWMGRPKNDLKAGIIGLSGFCTVVNRMSRGAQQDDPYSDWWMILLEEKINDSKEALKTIEDRLDTAMASLPPAISISENLSIQPVSLPLYISNPLGFQAVYLLTNYDEIVRRILLAQHVGLVGRHDMETWIDEGAAVLRRLFGLAQIYKYSGAARDDFAANNAKAEAARKMYERYGELPQDILEGTRRSNFAPPIIRGQQQTETDDHLDDSVEG is encoded by the coding sequence ATGGCTGATAACTTCCGGCTCAACATCGGTTCACTGCGCAGCGATGTGAAGCTCACCCTTCACACTCATCATGCCGCACGTATATGGATGGGGCGCCCTAAAAATGACCTCAAAGCCGGCATCATCGGTCTGTCAGGGTTCTGCACTGTCGTCAATCGAATGTCTCGTGGCGCCCAACAGGACGACCCCTACTCTGATTGGTGGATGATCCTCCTCGAAGAAAAGATCAACGATTCCAAGGAAGCGCTAAAGACTATCGAAGATCGCTTGGACACAGCCATGGCCTCCCTTCCTCCGGCCATCAGCATTAGCGAAAACCTGTCGATCCAACCTGTCAGCCTCCCGCTGTACATCTCCAATCCCCTCGGATTTCAGGCTGTGTACCTGCTGACGAACTACGACGAAATAGTCAGACGCATTCTGCTGGCCCAGCACGTTGGTCTTGTCGGGCGGCACGATATGGAAACCTGGATCGATGAGGGCGCAGCGGTACTGCGGAGACTGTTTGGTCTGGCCCAGATCTATAAGTACTCAGGCGCTGCCCGCGACGACTTCGCTGCAAACAATGCCAAGGCTGAAGCAGCCCGCAAAATGTACGAGCGCTACGGTGAGCTACCACAGGACATCCTGGAAGGCACCCGCCGTTCGAATTTCGCGCCACCGATCATCCGCGGTCAGCAGCAAACCGAGACGGATGATCATCTCGATGACTCCGTTGAGGGTTAA
- a CDS encoding DUF2857 domain-containing protein codes for MSKTPINEAILSQVLHHMRNGQLRRCIEMGLEPEILAQLQQPSVLSLLLNTPVSWCSVTIDGDMVKKLLSGAQRSDEEVRMIERALRLGATTQMLQQFFGLSPQDVALQRLMIGVTARRGRWREFSEEMDAQLWYRWTHLMQEHQVELGDSLALLDIAMLVAEELNAPQDTSADEPQENLSLAIIWHRIQSWIKEGLYPPSNSGLPRRLQLVSSQRLAQPAATSVEGDSVL; via the coding sequence ATGTCCAAGACACCGATAAATGAAGCAATCCTGTCACAGGTGCTTCATCACATGCGTAATGGCCAACTTCGGCGCTGCATCGAGATGGGTCTTGAGCCAGAGATACTGGCTCAGCTCCAACAACCTTCAGTACTGAGTTTGTTGCTCAATACTCCCGTGTCCTGGTGCAGCGTCACCATTGATGGGGACATGGTAAAAAAACTTTTGTCAGGCGCGCAGCGTTCTGATGAAGAAGTGCGCATGATCGAACGTGCGCTGCGACTTGGCGCGACAACTCAGATGTTGCAACAGTTCTTTGGGCTGTCTCCGCAGGATGTAGCCCTTCAACGCCTCATGATCGGCGTGACGGCACGCCGTGGCCGGTGGCGAGAATTCAGTGAGGAGATGGACGCTCAGCTTTGGTACCGGTGGACGCACCTTATGCAAGAGCATCAGGTTGAGCTTGGGGACAGTCTCGCTTTGCTGGATATCGCCATGCTGGTCGCCGAGGAACTCAACGCTCCACAGGATACCAGCGCAGATGAACCCCAAGAAAACCTCAGCTTGGCAATCATCTGGCATCGCATTCAGTCTTGGATAAAAGAAGGGCTTTATCCTCCCTCAAACTCTGGCCTCCCGAGGAGGCTACAGCTTGTGTCCTCTCAACGACTTGCACAGCCTGCAGCGACATCGGTGGAAGGTGACTCTGTACTATGA
- a CDS encoding ParA family protein has product MKISAVVSTKGGVGKTTIEANLGAFCADAGLRVLLIDLDPAQPSLSSYYQLVDEAQGGIYDLLAFNITESAKIISSTAIPNLSLVISNDINNQLNSLLLQAPDGRLRLANLMPAFKDHFDLVLIDTQGARSAMLEMVVLASDLVISPLPPNMLAAREFSRGTMQMLDGLRAYGRLGMKIPPVRIVVNNLDQTTDAQMIEQSVREIFQDNDEINVLDSVVPSAVVFRSGSSLGVPVHRLEYRQPSNRISPAALVVIRRLAIELFPEWRDLFEAMTEEKVANLVREGR; this is encoded by the coding sequence ATGAAAATCTCTGCGGTCGTTTCGACCAAAGGCGGCGTAGGCAAAACCACCATTGAGGCCAACCTGGGCGCTTTTTGTGCGGATGCAGGTCTGCGCGTGCTCCTCATCGACCTAGATCCTGCACAGCCCTCACTCTCCTCGTATTACCAATTGGTCGATGAAGCTCAGGGCGGCATCTACGATCTGCTGGCATTCAATATCACCGAATCAGCCAAGATCATATCCAGCACCGCGATACCAAACCTGTCGCTTGTCATTTCCAACGACATCAACAACCAACTGAACAGCCTGCTCCTGCAAGCACCTGATGGACGGTTGCGACTCGCCAACCTGATGCCGGCGTTCAAAGATCATTTCGACCTGGTACTGATTGACACCCAAGGCGCCAGATCGGCCATGCTCGAAATGGTGGTCCTAGCCTCTGATTTGGTCATATCCCCACTTCCGCCCAATATGCTCGCTGCACGGGAGTTCAGCCGGGGAACCATGCAGATGTTGGACGGCCTGCGCGCCTATGGGCGCCTGGGCATGAAAATCCCTCCCGTGCGGATCGTCGTCAACAATCTCGACCAGACCACCGACGCGCAGATGATCGAGCAGTCGGTACGGGAAATTTTCCAGGACAATGACGAAATCAACGTTCTGGATAGCGTAGTCCCCAGCGCAGTGGTGTTTCGTAGCGGTTCTTCCCTGGGCGTCCCAGTACACCGCCTGGAATACCGACAGCCTTCCAACCGCATATCCCCGGCAGCCCTAGTCGTCATCCGCCGTTTGGCCATTGAGCTTTTTCCAGAATGGCGTGACCTCTTCGAGGCCATGACCGAGGAAAAGGTAGCCAACTTGGTGCGGGAGGGTCGTTGA
- a CDS encoding ParB family protein, which yields MKPSLAQTMKDKLLLPAFESKSPVAARMSDPIVDTPMLLTLDETLPYDENPRTTRNPKYDEIKESIRNRGLDTPPPVTRKPGEDKYRIRNGGNTRLAILNELYRETGDEKFFKFHCLFRPWDAVRGEIISLTGHLAENDLQGQLLFIERAIGVDKAKVLYEAEAGESISQRELARRLAADGYPVSQSHISRMQDTIRYLLPAIPTVLYSGLGVDRISKLLALRKTALQCWDRNYQDQEQNLDFETIFHDVLAQFEGDAEEFLFQRFQDELIDQLKKPLNLGYEKILLEITQNQDQLRRSTPVLELPQYPASQFEGATQLNASNNGTETNQNPLQLPPTPSGGSTHKTTSSIESPPPQGVQQQLAPTPQDQMSPQERQARIDGHVASPVKTSPRVDKMKRELAALDGEVLPDFASNALVAIPVQAGGLNPISDLWYIEREIDNTATLRQHIAQLAREIASSVKAPGQFIDIDGGVGFSYRHPEAEVEITATAQHTLTLLQSLSGSMAIVLKMIQQQPELQIDALADFEFASGLGQILLGQPQTKDQSPESECRLSDGALVKLFRIIRLARRLIDLEIQSVANNGPNSAS from the coding sequence ATGAAACCGTCTTTGGCCCAAACCATGAAAGATAAGCTGTTGCTGCCGGCGTTTGAATCGAAGTCGCCGGTGGCAGCGCGAATGAGCGACCCCATCGTCGATACCCCCATGCTGTTGACCCTCGACGAAACGCTGCCGTATGACGAAAACCCAAGGACGACTCGTAACCCGAAGTACGATGAAATTAAAGAGTCGATACGAAATCGGGGACTTGATACCCCACCTCCCGTCACCCGTAAACCTGGGGAAGATAAGTACCGAATCCGCAACGGCGGCAACACTCGCCTGGCGATTTTAAACGAGTTGTATCGTGAGACCGGCGACGAGAAATTCTTCAAGTTCCACTGCCTATTCCGCCCCTGGGACGCCGTTCGGGGCGAAATCATCTCTCTCACCGGCCACTTGGCTGAAAACGACCTGCAAGGCCAGCTCCTGTTCATTGAGCGGGCTATTGGTGTCGATAAAGCAAAAGTGTTGTATGAGGCTGAAGCTGGAGAATCGATCTCTCAACGTGAACTTGCTAGGCGGCTGGCTGCTGACGGATATCCAGTTTCACAATCACACATCAGTCGCATGCAGGACACCATTCGGTACTTACTACCAGCAATTCCTACAGTACTTTACTCCGGACTAGGCGTAGACCGGATCTCGAAACTGCTTGCGCTACGCAAAACAGCTCTTCAGTGCTGGGATCGAAATTATCAAGATCAGGAGCAGAACCTCGATTTCGAAACGATCTTCCATGATGTACTGGCCCAGTTTGAGGGAGACGCCGAAGAGTTTCTGTTCCAGCGATTTCAGGACGAACTGATTGATCAGCTCAAAAAGCCCCTGAACCTCGGCTACGAGAAAATATTGCTGGAAATTACCCAGAATCAGGACCAACTGCGTCGTTCAACGCCGGTACTTGAGCTGCCTCAGTACCCTGCATCGCAGTTTGAGGGGGCCACTCAACTTAACGCTTCAAACAATGGCACTGAGACTAATCAGAACCCTCTACAACTACCCCCTACTCCTTCGGGAGGCAGCACACATAAGACTACGTCCTCCATAGAAAGTCCTCCACCTCAAGGGGTGCAACAGCAACTGGCCCCTACTCCGCAGGATCAAATGAGCCCGCAAGAGCGCCAAGCACGTATCGATGGGCACGTTGCGAGTCCTGTGAAGACTTCTCCCAGAGTCGACAAGATGAAACGGGAGCTCGCTGCGCTTGACGGTGAGGTCTTGCCCGACTTCGCTTCCAATGCCTTGGTGGCCATCCCTGTTCAAGCTGGCGGACTCAATCCCATTTCTGACCTTTGGTACATCGAACGCGAAATTGACAATACCGCGACCCTGCGTCAGCACATTGCTCAATTGGCTCGCGAAATAGCCAGCTCGGTCAAAGCCCCAGGTCAATTTATCGATATTGATGGTGGAGTCGGGTTCAGCTACCGACACCCCGAAGCGGAAGTCGAAATTACTGCGACAGCTCAGCATACCTTGACGCTGCTCCAGTCCTTGAGCGGCTCGATGGCCATCGTACTGAAAATGATTCAGCAGCAACCCGAGCTTCAAATCGACGCGTTAGCCGACTTCGAATTCGCATCCGGGCTGGGCCAGATCTTGCTTGGACAGCCTCAAACAAAAGATCAGTCCCCAGAAAGTGAATGCCGTCTCAGCGACGGCGCTCTAGTGAAGCTGTTCCGCATCATTCGTCTCGCGAGACGTTTGATTGACCTGGAAATCCAGTCAGTCGCCAACAACGGTCCGAATTCAGCCAGTTAA
- the dnaB gene encoding replicative DNA helicase — MNHLDLSPPYSVEAEQGVLGGLLLDNNTWDLVADKLDASDFFRHDHRLLFRTMASLADKSIPFDIVTVHNALEEPDEAGGLSYLGELAKNTPSVANIEHYASIVRNRSRLRQLMSLGYQCSREATDPLASAEDVQESIEQQLFALGEGKSATEFVNINQCLTNVVEQIDEHFNGNVTVTGLPSGLEDLDELTSGFQEADLIILGARPSMGKTSLALNFIDTALQAKLDRTVQVFSMEMPAKALMYRLMGILGHIDLGRLLKGKLDDDDWPKLTAAVSRINGYGERLVIDDSSALTPAVIRAKSRRAARRFGHPSLILIDYLQLMRCPGQENRANEISAISQSLKALAKEMNCPVVALSQLNRELERRPNKRPINADLRDSGAIEQDADLIMFVYRDEVYHPQSEHKGIAEIILGKARNGPTGTVRTAFIANQTRFANLSPNAGWQGAQL; from the coding sequence ATGAATCATCTTGACCTCTCACCGCCCTACTCCGTAGAGGCTGAACAAGGTGTGTTAGGTGGGCTACTGCTCGACAACAACACCTGGGATCTCGTCGCGGACAAACTGGATGCCTCTGATTTTTTCCGACACGACCATCGGTTGCTATTCCGGACAATGGCGAGCCTTGCTGACAAGTCCATTCCGTTCGACATCGTCACCGTCCACAACGCCTTGGAGGAGCCAGACGAAGCCGGAGGGCTGAGCTATCTGGGCGAGCTGGCCAAAAACACGCCGTCTGTAGCCAACATAGAGCATTACGCATCTATCGTGCGTAATCGCTCACGGCTCAGACAGCTCATGTCCCTTGGATACCAATGCTCTCGCGAGGCGACAGACCCGCTGGCAAGTGCGGAGGATGTTCAAGAATCAATTGAACAGCAGCTGTTCGCTCTGGGTGAAGGCAAGAGCGCAACGGAATTCGTCAACATCAACCAATGCCTGACGAACGTCGTCGAACAAATAGACGAGCATTTCAACGGCAATGTCACCGTGACCGGCTTGCCTTCAGGCCTGGAGGACCTGGACGAGCTGACGTCGGGTTTTCAAGAAGCCGACCTGATTATCCTCGGCGCGCGCCCGTCTATGGGGAAGACCTCTCTGGCCTTGAACTTCATAGATACGGCTCTGCAGGCAAAGCTTGATCGTACAGTTCAGGTTTTCAGCATGGAAATGCCGGCCAAAGCACTGATGTATCGATTGATGGGCATCCTAGGCCATATTGATCTGGGCAGGCTATTGAAGGGCAAGCTCGATGATGATGATTGGCCGAAGCTGACTGCAGCGGTTTCTCGTATTAATGGATATGGAGAGCGGCTGGTCATCGACGACTCATCAGCGCTCACGCCTGCAGTAATCAGAGCTAAATCTCGTCGAGCAGCTCGTCGCTTCGGACACCCGAGCTTGATCCTGATCGATTACCTGCAGCTCATGCGCTGCCCAGGTCAGGAAAACAGGGCCAACGAGATCAGCGCTATATCCCAGTCCCTCAAGGCCCTAGCGAAAGAGATGAATTGCCCGGTGGTTGCGCTTTCCCAGCTCAACCGAGAACTGGAGCGACGGCCAAATAAGCGTCCGATCAACGCAGACCTCCGTGATAGCGGTGCGATTGAACAGGACGCTGACCTGATTATGTTCGTCTACCGGGACGAGGTGTACCACCCTCAGAGCGAACACAAAGGCATTGCAGAAATCATTCTCGGCAAGGCGCGTAACGGTCCAACTGGGACCGTACGAACAGCCTTCATCGCCAATCAGACCCGGTTTGCCAACCTCAGTCCCAACGCCGGCTGGCAAGGGGCTCAACTATGA
- a CDS encoding HNH endonuclease signature motif containing protein has protein sequence MRTHSLSPLAMAALEQARSQLGLAPIHKHHVWSEEEERTLIARYSDESTQVLAGELGLSVYQVYAKAKRLGLSKSAEFLRSSLCGRLDGKLGAEFRFPKGFVPWNKGLKGLPSSGRMTQTQFKAGNKPENWLPIGSLRTTPDGYLQKKITDTGYPPVDWKAVHVLLWEEHHGPVPINQCVCFKDGNKAHIALNNLELLTRAERMRRNTIHRYPEELKSTIRAVSKLKRAIREAEHEKQD, from the coding sequence ATGAGAACTCATTCGCTTTCACCTTTGGCCATGGCGGCGCTGGAACAAGCCAGATCCCAACTTGGGCTTGCCCCGATTCACAAACACCATGTTTGGAGTGAGGAAGAAGAGCGCACGCTCATTGCCCGCTATTCCGATGAATCGACTCAGGTCCTAGCCGGTGAACTGGGGCTCAGCGTCTATCAGGTCTATGCCAAAGCCAAACGGCTGGGTTTGAGCAAAAGCGCCGAGTTTCTTCGCAGTAGTCTCTGTGGCCGGCTTGACGGCAAGTTGGGCGCTGAATTCCGCTTTCCCAAGGGTTTCGTCCCATGGAATAAGGGCCTTAAGGGGCTCCCCTCCTCTGGCCGCATGACTCAGACGCAGTTTAAGGCGGGCAATAAGCCGGAGAACTGGCTCCCTATTGGCAGCCTGCGCACGACTCCTGACGGCTATCTGCAGAAGAAAATCACCGATACCGGTTACCCACCCGTCGACTGGAAAGCCGTGCATGTACTGCTTTGGGAGGAGCATCACGGGCCGGTCCCTATAAACCAGTGCGTGTGCTTCAAGGACGGTAACAAAGCCCATATAGCCCTCAATAACCTGGAGTTGCTGACGAGAGCAGAACGCATGCGGCGGAACACCATTCATCGGTATCCGGAAGAGCTGAAATCTACCATCCGTGCCGTCAGCAAGCTTAAACGCGCCATACGGGAGGCCGAACATGAAAAACAAGATTGA